The following nucleotide sequence is from Salvia miltiorrhiza cultivar Shanhuang (shh) chromosome 7, IMPLAD_Smil_shh, whole genome shotgun sequence.
CATTCAAGATCAGAGAATCTTGTGGGGCATCCAGTATAACAGTGGGAGTGATCTTGCTGTAAGATGGACAAGGAAAAGAATTTCATGAATACATCATCAACCAACACCATATCATTGCTGAAGAAGAAAGGGCAGAACCAAGTTTTGGAACTCACAGATTGGCTTTATCCCGTTGACCACCAATAACTATTTTACTGGAAACCTTCTCTTCATCCAAAAGCTTTGTTAGACGTTCAAAATGTCgggaatttataatttttgacAAGTCCTTTGAATTCACAGGATCCTTTCCATAGAATTTTTCTAGTTCAGATGAAAGAGCATCAACCTGAGAAATCATATCAGAATTTGATCAAAGAGAGAACGTATACCCCTATTTGCATGTACAATATAGTTCAGTTGGTATTGCTTACAAATTTTGATGCATAGTCCTTTGTAGTTATTATATAATCAGGTGAAACACAGGTTTGTCCACTGTTGCATCCCCACTTGCCTGAGATTATTCTTCTTGCCGCAACCTTAAGAACAAACAGAACAAGCACATCATCTGTTGGTGTTTGATTCAGAAAAATTCAGATTTGGTCGAGTTTCAGTAACTGAGGCCTGACGGACTTACTGTTAAGTTGATGTTTGAATCAACGATTACTGGACATTTCCCACCAAGCTCCAAAATCACAGGTGTAAGATGCTTAGCAGCAGCAGCTAATATAACACGTCCAACCTTGCTATTCCCTGTAGAAAGTTTGTTTGATTAGGTTTAGGACCAATAAAGTTTGTGATACCAACACCAATAGTTGATATTTTTATTACGATTCAAATATAAAATCGAGAGAGCGATATACAGAGCTACTTCACCTCCAAGTAGAGCAAACTATAACCAAAACCAGCTGTGAAATATCTCTTCAAATTTCTGATACTTAACTACATTCTAATATAGCTATCATTATATACAAACTTCTTTTTTCTGTCCCTTTACATGTTAATAGGCTTAGTTACATTAAGATTCATTAACTAATAAGATTTAGTTACTAAACTTTTGGAGCTAGACTAAGAGGTTCTTGACCACTTGACTGCTAAATCTGAAAGAATCTCTCAGTCCAATTACAAGTCAGTGCTTCCGTTATTTAATCGATCAGCAGATATTTGCGTGGTCCTCTGAACTCAGGGACTAGAAAACATTGCAGAGTTTGTAACCTTTTGCTTGAGCAATCATAAAATAAACAAGAAAACCTATCAATCTAAAAGAAAATTCCAGTAATATATGGTGCCAATTTCAGCATCGCGTGCAGGTAAAAGAAATAGAGAAAATACTCTTGTATGTAAAACCACCTAGCAACATTAGCATCTAAAAGGTTGAGCAGACTCTTTTACTATGAACCAAGTATGGGTGTTTATTAGCTCACAAGTACCTGTGTAAAATATTTTGTCCCATTTTTGTTCCAGTAATGCACTTGTTTCGTGAATACCACCTTCTATAACTTTCACAGCTGAGACATCCATATACTGCCCAAGAAGTTTTGAGATAACTGAGGAAGTTGCAGGGGCAACTTCAGATGGCTTCAGTACTACAGCATTACCATTAAACATCTAAATTCATTAAGTAGTCACAACCATTAAAAAAGAATAATGAGAGAACTGACTATAAGATGAATTCCGCAGTATATGTGATCCCAATATTTATAATCATGTCAAATACAGAATTCTTTTAGCTCAAGTTTAATCACCTGCAAAGTGTCAGCCAGCTTGTTTAGATCAAGTTCACCATCCTTTGCATGCTTTATCAAAGCGATAAATTTCTTAGTCAATAGACCTGAGAAGCACCGCACATACCAATCATCAGAGTCTTACCTGCTCAACAATGTCCTTCAAGGAGATGTCAGAACTCCCAATTCACTGGTAGCTGGTAAGCATGCATTTAGTACAGGTTGAAAGACTATATACTGATAAACTAATTCTTGGTTCAACACATATTCACAAGTATATTGCCATTAAATGTAACAGTTCATCAGATAttaaaacagaaaaataaaactaattacaAGTTAAAATTTTATCATCATGCACATGCTAACAACAAGTTTCAAAGAACTACAGTAGCTACACATATATTCCTACCTCTCCTGCAGCACATGTAAAACCCACTCTTGTTCTCAATCAGGCCTGTCTGGAAGTTGTGGAAATTTCAAAATGGAAGTATGATATGTCTTTATAGTTTATACTATGACCATGGCCCACTGTAACCTTTTTCTAGGTGTCATCCTCTTCTCGCATTACAGGGACATGAGAAGGCTTAGGGTGACTCAAATTGATAAACAGTATTGGCATAATTAACTATTCCTCTAATTTATATGATAATGGAAAAATAAGTTGAGTGAATAAACTAACAATTTTCGCTCATGCAATAAGAATACTGAAGCTGATCATGCTTCCTATTTAACCAATCTGTTAGGAAATGAGAAAGGTGATGCAATTAAGCTGCTCACAAGCTATGAAAAAATGCGTAGTTTAGAGATATTCAAGCAaacataaaactaaataaactTACAGTTGAACTAGCAGCTGAAAATGCAGCAATGCCTTTGTAAAGAAAATTAGCTAAAGATCTTGCCATCCTCCCAAAACTGCAAATCAAAGCAATTATAGAAAGATTATTCCAAATTCCAGCAGTCTATATGCATTCCAATAAACAAGAACGTCATCCTGCCTTGTTTCCACGGCATCCCACTCTACATTCCTTATTCCAGCAAAACCCTCATCCTGCCTCTTCAGCATATGCTGAAGAGCATGGCCAAATTCATGGAATACAGTCTCAACCTACAAGCACCATGAGAATCAATCAAATAAAgagtagctaaaacaaaaatagcTCCAGGAATTCAATCAAGAATTCAGAACCCCCCTGCGAATTCAATACCTACAGTGCAAGAAACAATTGAATTAAGTCGGACTACAAGAATCAATCAACTGCAACACCCCGTTCTCCGGAGAAAAGAACTAGAACTTACTAAGTATGCATAAACTACAAAATTGCtcgaaaatttcaaaattgGAACCCAGAGTAGAGAAGTGCAGAGTTCAGGACTTACTGGAGTTGGAGAGTGGAGATAGATAAGGAGAGAATTGTGCAGAGTTCAGGAACCCAATTTGTGCATATTATCTGAGAGAGAGGGCCTCCGCCTTCAAAATTCGAGTATTTCAGTGCGAGGGAGGCGACTACCGATggaggcggtggcggtggcgacAAATGACCTAGGTTTCTAGATTTGGGGAAAAAAGAGAGGAGCGCGAGATAGGTCGTGAAGGGAAAGTTGGATTTCCTGAGAGGCTTCGATGATAGGCCGCCTGCGACAACCTAGGGTTTAGGATTTGGGGTGCTGAAGACCGAGAAGGAcgatgggagagagagaggcgcgACATTGACTGCTATAATCATCGGCCGAGGCCAAGGACAAAGCACCGCCTCGCCTCCATCGGTGAGAACAGGGGATGACGATTGCCTCGCCAATTTCAGAGGCGGCGGCAGCCAGCCTCGCCGGAGCTAATCGTGGCGGAGATCCTTGAGGTGACAACATTTTGGAAGAAGATCTAGGGCACGAACTGAGGAATTGAGGGATGAGAAGGAGAGAGGTGAAAATCTGTTGAGATATGAGGAGAAATAGAGGCACGGCTTCGCTGGATCCAGGCACCGCGGCCAACGACGCCGGAGAAGAGAAGGAGGGCGGGGTGGGTGGAGGTTTTGATGGGAGGCAGAGAACGAGAGAGGGAGAGTTGGAGAGAGATCATTAGGAACTTAGGGTTTTGAATGTTGtagtgaaattaaaatctaatacataacataaattaataacGGTAATATTTACTGTTATTAAAATGTACTCATACATAACACAAACCATAACGATAATAAATACGCGTTATTAAAAATGAACATACACAAcactcatagataacggtagaCTAAAAAGCGTTATAAATAAGCATAGGTAACAGTTTTCTCATAACGGATTTTTgaaatatccgttatctatgtaaaaaggcgcacatacataacggatattttaaatatccgttatctatgaggcgttatgtatgtgcatttttgGTGTAGTGTTTTTGCATGCATGActgagtgacaataggggcacaacaattcttatgcctataaccactggtatgcgagtatagtaatttatctttgcaccaatgatcgagtgtctagttcatgtttagtgattcaaacccaagtcaggattgttttgttatttgattcatttacctttgttatttcagttttgttggaaaccctgttctgcccataagcatgTTATGGTCAGAACCCGTCAGAATACAAACcttttttagtgacacccttgcaggaggagttactgctcagttccctatGGATTCAACTATGggcttaccactagctagtctagttgtgggcacaggatattttatttgcgcgaagctcaaacgacggcttcgtcaaGGAGTTCTTGTGTAAATGTCCACAcgcgtggcttactcgtgagattccttgggcggttggaggtttcaatcAATATTGTTTCATTAAAAGGTTAGAATATTATTGTTAcaaattatgtgcttcatgttcttacatgtttaattgtttactttcagatatgtctatgtctcctatcatctttattcttgcacaagtCTTTAAACCGGTGCTTTTTAAATGAAAATGCAATTTGGAGTTTATCTTCATCACAAAGTAGCATTTTTTGTGTTTCTTGCTACTCCACGTTATATCTGTCCGAACAAGTGAGACAACTAATGGGAAAAAAAATTGCTATAAAAGGTGACAGAAGGCGAATAGTATGGCTATACGTTACATTATGAGCATAGTGTCACAAATCTTGCAGTtctaacatcagggcatggacgatgctcttAGCATCATATTGAATATCAAGAAAACGTTcagagagtcggactgagctgctcttttaaatttgatgagagcaatcttgttatttttatgagcgagcatagctcagtgcacgagcatgtcatgcactTGGCAAACTTGCTTAATAGACTTGACTTGCttagtgggagtatcgacggtgaggcaaaagtcgatattatcttCAGGCCATCTTCccgagtcttttaattaagaacttccatctcaatgctgttatgagcaagaaagataatactcttttcgagttattgaatgctctagctacggctaaggaagttgtgggaaagagatgtgcaagcacttgttattgccaaatgatggtcatcttcttcgtcgaaagacgggaagaagaagagtccaaggggcaagaaagacaagggaaatagtgggagtagtggtgtgataagattgagtattggagaatttttctttcaatactcaaggcaaaaggttaaggtacttcacttgctgtagtaactgagacatgtcagctcgttttctactcagttgtgagtagtggataacgagaggaattgataatgattgttgcaccttgcatgtttttttaagctgacaaggaagctgagaagtgatgagatgattgttttcataggcaacgtgactagagtcgtagtttttgcaattagagacttgtctttaagttctaaagacatagtttagtttttgagagttccttatcaagtttcaaaattttgaatagatggatcttatgtcatttttgatagtggtgtttctttcataagaaatgacaaagttgtctattctagtattttgaacatctctctttatactataacttgtctatataatacctttatattgcatgtacatcatcgaacaaaagaaagagaaaatgtaagactaatctctcatgaggatcttacacatatattggtaccctagattaggtcacatctatcttagcAGGATctaaaggctcgtgtctaaatagtacgttggattcaatccaggttacCATTTGGagcctgcgaatcctgtatagaggaaaagatggagattGGGTCGTTCATGGCAAAGGGAATAAaaggccaataatgtgttaggaatgatattttctgattcattgttagtgtttgggattccaacccagtttactacaccgtgtaatccctatataaagatggcgtggtggagagaagaaataggtcactcttggaaaaatatgttcgatgatgagttatgcatctttgcagttagtcctaaagaatcagaaggtagttattagcaatgacatgcgattcttagaagtggactatgtgaataataattcatccaagtcagatattgtgcttcaagaaattgaaggcaatagacaggcgattccataacccaagccaagtgtgcaagagtttgtatcacaagacactgcacacaCTGTTGACATATACATGCCACCATAactccattgtagtgggaggggtAGCCGGCTACTTCCCAAAATTCCTTCGACAGGCGGTGCTCGCCACCCAGTCGCCGTCGGGTTGTTGCCGTCTTCTctactgcgcgcgactttcttgttttggttaTACCTTTCTCCTCTGAATTCtaatttatgatccgtttgcactCACAAattcgtatcgagacgatctacaacttctatttcggACAAGTTTTCCAAATTATAACTCAATAAACTtcaaatttccttcaaagttcgagtaagaatcatgtttcacaagataaaacaaattaagcacaaaacaatcatccaacactcaattccctataaaattgacattatatgaacactaaaaaccatggaaacatgagtgttataagtacccgtatccggtataggataatg
It contains:
- the LOC130992868 gene encoding aldehyde dehydrogenase family 3 member H1-like isoform X1, which encodes MDVSAVKVIEGGIHETSALLEQKWDKIFYTGNSKVGRVILAAAAKHLTPVILELGGKCPVIVDSNINLTVAARRIISGKWGCNSGQTCVSPDYIITTKDYASKFVDALSSELEKFYGKDPVNSKDLSKIINSRHFERLTKLLDEEKVSSKIVIGGQRDKANLKITPTVILDAPQDSLILNEEIFGPLLPIITLYISQPQPDSASGGTLHSAVASRLTFI
- the LOC130992868 gene encoding aldehyde dehydrogenase family 3 member H1-like isoform X2 translates to MDVSAVKVIEGGIHETSALLEQKWDKIFYTGNSKVGRVILAAAAKHLTPVILELGGKCPVIVDSNINLTVAARRIISGKWGCNSGQTCVSPDYIITTKDYASKFVDALSSELEKFYGKDPVNSKDLSKIINSRHFERLTKLLDEEKVSSKIVIGGQRDKANLKITPTVILDAPQDSLILNEEIFGPLLPIIT